The Kineothrix sp. MB12-C1 genome includes a window with the following:
- a CDS encoding response regulator transcription factor: MMKALIVDDEKMIRMGIRSAIPWNVLGIQDVFTAASGREALEVLGQESIDIMVTDIRMTEMTGIELISEVRKVKEDIRIIVLTGYDDFDYARECLRMRVQDFLLKPVDEDVLIDSIKKQVQTVKSRIKLEEEQVHINRISGTSEQMCLESWMRDLIVNKGTKEIADEICKKYHYAKDTKLRIAILIPSVYAGGIREGESESLSLLTIKNLLIGYLDAGKQGITFEDNNGRILLVLFEGEKSDELENCVDNFTKLIHEEVNVRIRVVMGSVVEGFENAAISYNDALYLWNQEKDGYKTLIEYKGKKGQLDMFREVYAELKNNLNENMGNAEKVVRIFDSFCAATNSYNITDQYVRRCCFEIASSVYFNYVVESGENADSKLNALLGALLSANRNENYEITKAFLENILKIEEHDAHELVVSAKRYINEHLTEDISVAGISEYFYLSPNYFSRLFKRVCNEGCNEYIVRKRIERAKYILAATNIKIGKIAQDVGYRDTNYFSLAFKKQTGMSPLQYRESIRKVDSNL; encoded by the coding sequence ATGATGAAAGCTTTGATAGTAGATGACGAGAAAATGATCAGAATGGGAATTCGTTCTGCGATTCCATGGAATGTGTTGGGAATTCAGGACGTATTCACGGCGGCATCCGGTAGAGAAGCGTTGGAAGTATTGGGACAGGAAAGTATAGATATTATGGTAACGGATATTCGGATGACCGAGATGACAGGAATCGAGCTTATCAGTGAAGTGAGAAAGGTCAAAGAGGATATCCGTATCATTGTATTGACTGGATATGATGATTTTGACTATGCGAGAGAATGTCTTAGAATGCGCGTACAGGATTTCCTGTTGAAGCCGGTAGATGAAGATGTACTGATAGATTCTATTAAGAAACAGGTACAAACGGTGAAAAGCAGAATAAAGTTGGAAGAGGAACAGGTTCATATCAACAGAATCTCAGGAACATCCGAACAAATGTGTCTCGAATCGTGGATGAGAGATCTTATTGTGAATAAAGGGACGAAAGAGATTGCAGATGAAATATGTAAGAAATATCATTATGCAAAGGATACGAAGCTGCGCATCGCTATATTGATACCTTCTGTTTATGCGGGAGGGATAAGGGAAGGGGAAAGTGAATCCTTATCTTTACTTACGATTAAGAATCTTTTGATCGGATATTTGGATGCAGGAAAACAGGGAATTACCTTTGAGGATAATAACGGCCGTATCTTACTTGTTCTCTTTGAAGGTGAGAAAAGCGATGAGTTAGAGAACTGTGTGGATAACTTTACAAAGCTCATTCACGAAGAAGTCAATGTTCGCATTCGGGTAGTTATGGGAAGCGTAGTGGAAGGCTTTGAGAATGCGGCGATTTCTTATAACGATGCTCTTTATTTGTGGAATCAGGAAAAAGACGGCTATAAGACATTGATTGAATACAAAGGAAAGAAAGGGCAGCTGGATATGTTCCGCGAAGTTTATGCGGAACTAAAGAATAATCTAAATGAAAATATGGGAAATGCGGAGAAGGTGGTTAGGATATTCGATTCCTTTTGTGCTGCGACCAATTCTTATAATATAACAGACCAGTATGTGAGAAGATGTTGTTTTGAAATAGCATCATCCGTTTATTTCAACTATGTGGTGGAATCGGGCGAAAATGCGGATAGTAAGCTGAATGCATTATTAGGGGCATTACTCAGTGCCAATCGGAATGAGAATTATGAAATTACAAAAGCATTTTTGGAAAATATTCTGAAAATAGAAGAGCATGATGCTCATGAACTAGTGGTCTCGGCTAAAAGATATATCAATGAGCATTTAACGGAAGATATTTCAGTGGCAGGAATCAGCGAATATTTTTATTTGAGTCCTAATTATTTTTCCAGATTGTTTAAGCGAGTGTGCAATGAAGGCTGCAACGAATATATTGTTCGCAAACGGATTGAAAGGGCAAAGTATATCTTGGCAGCAACGAATATAAAGATAGGAAAGATTGCGCAAGATGTAGGATATAGGGATACTAATTATTTTTCACTAGCGTTTAAAAAACAGACGGGGATGTCCCCTT